A window from Gopherus flavomarginatus isolate rGopFla2 chromosome 4, rGopFla2.mat.asm, whole genome shotgun sequence encodes these proteins:
- the TPBG gene encoding LOW QUALITY PROTEIN: trophoblast glycoprotein (The sequence of the model RefSeq protein was modified relative to this genomic sequence to represent the inferred CDS: inserted 2 bases in 1 codon) produces the protein MERAFAGGMSRPLPWPRLVCAGRGLGGARRCAGAGPRGKRWPQSRVTSSHSVAAEFARGSLGAEPGGLAGGEGTPLPLAPRRRRGAGGCLRGAPGPESAAWLPSCTPRGQRNVPRXRRVSVQAPAVGSSVRIPASASRRMAGRALRGSAPPAPGGERWAALGLLLLQVLLGWGSAQQPGSCPAPCECSEAARTVKCVNRNLTAVPLDLPPYARLLFLTGNRLASLPPGAFLSPPLPQLSLLNLSGSHLEQVEAGAFASLTSLRQLDLSGNALTRLSPEAFGNASSPLEELNLSNSLSNQSAVAALAELLGSGVLGNLSRLELADNRLLSLPAGMFSSLPSLQHLDLRNNSLVSLQAVTFHSLAQLQSLDLSHNSLKCLKNATIAQLRSRPALRRISLGHNTWVCDCCIEHLVSWLKESEQVEGKGALKCSYPEKMRDKPLVKTNSSDLDCSVPVDIQSQLQTSYVFLGIVLALIGAIFLLVLYLNRKGIKKWMYNIRDACRDHMEGYHYRYEVNADPRLPNLSSSSDV, from the exons ATGGAGCGGGCCTTCGCAGGGGGCAtgtcccggcccctcccctggccgCGGTTGGTctgtgctggcagggggctgggcggggCGAGGCGCTGCGCGGGGGCGGGACCGCGGGGGAAGAGGTGGCCGCAGAGCCGGGTCACTTCCTCGCACTCGGTTGCCGCGGAGTTCGCACGGGGCTCGCTCGGCGCTGAGCCGGGAG GTCtcgctgggggtgaggggacgcCCCTCCCCCTCGCCCCGCGCCGAAGAAGAGGAGCCGGCGGCTGCCTGCGAGGCGCCCCAGGCCCTGAGAGTGCTGCCTGGCTCCCCTCCTGCACGCCCCGGGGGCAGCGGAACGTACCCCG GCGGAGAGTTTCTGTCCAGGCTCCCGCGGTGGGCAGCAGCGTCCGGATCCCGGCGAGCGCGAGCCGGAGGATGGCGGGACGCGCTCTGCGGGGCTCTGCGCCCCCGGCCCCGGGCGGGGAGAGGTGGGCggcgctggggctgctgctgctgcaggtgctgctgggctggggctcGGCTCAGCAGCCCGGCTCCTGCCCCGCGCCCTGCGAGTGCTCCGAGGCGGCCCGGACGGTGAAGTGCGTGAATAGGAACCTGACGGCGGTGCCCCTGGACCTGCCGCCCTACGCGCGGCTCCTCTTCCTCACGGGCAACCGGCTCGCCAGCCTCCCGCCCGGCGCCTTCCTTTCGCCCCCGCTGCCCCAGCTCAGCCTCCTCAACCTGAGCGGCAGCCACCTGGAGCAGGTGGAGGCGGGCGCCTTCGCCAGCCTGACCAGCCTGAGGCAGCTGGACCTGAGCGGCAACGCCCTGACCAGGCTCAGCCCCGAGGCCTTCGGCAACGCCAGCAGCCCCCTGGAGGAGCTGAACCTCAGCAACTCCCTCAGCAACCAGAGCGCGGTGGCCGCCCTGGCCGAGCTGCTGGGCTCGGGGGTGCTGGGCAACCTGAGTCGCCTGGAGCTGGCCGACAACAGGCTGCTCTCGCTGCCCGCGGGCATGTTctcttccctgcccagcctgcagcacctGGACCTGCGCAACAACTCCCTGGTGAGCTTACAGGCTGTGACCTTCCACAGCCTGGCCCAGCTTCAGAGCCTCGACCTCAGCCACAACTCCCTGAAGTGCCTGAAGAACGCCACCATCGCCCAGCTCCGCAGCCGGCCCGCGCTCCGCAGGATCAGCCTGGGCCACAACACCTGGGTCTGCGACTGCTGCATCGAGCACCTGGTGAGCTGGCTCAAGGAGAGCGAGCAGGTGGAAGGGAAAGGGGCCTTGAAGTGCTCTTACCCTGAGAAGATGCGGGACAAACCCCTGGTGAAGACCAACAGCTCAGACCTGGACTGTTCTGTGCCTGTAGACATCCAGTCCCAACTGCAAACTTCGTATGTCTTCTTAGGGATAGTGCTGGCTCTCATTGGAGCCATTTTTCTCCTAGTTTTGTATTTGAACCGAAAAGGAATCAAAAAGTGGATGTACAATATCAGAGATGCATGTAGGGATCACATGGAGGGATATCACTACAGATACGAGGTGAACGCAGACCCCAGGTTACCAAACCTCAGCTCTAGTTCTGATGTATGA